In Deltaproteobacteria bacterium, a genomic segment contains:
- a CDS encoding thioredoxin domain-containing protein — MPGTGGLPADVAARLAAAWRARPPDYRPRTRHLRSGGGPKYTNRLFLEASPYLRQHAHNPVNWYPWGDEAFAAARRLGRPILLSVGYSTCHWCHVMEEESFEDEEVARYLNAHYVAIKVDREERPDIDEIYMTAVQRSSGRGGWPMTVWLTPDGRPFYGATYLPRDALLAALRQLRAAYDRDPTGVAARAAELAAAVRVQLEQPAGAPDLPDAALLHKAARIFVGRLDPTDGGAVGRPKFPSGMPVRFLLRYHRRTGDAGARRAALLTLRKMAAGGIYDHVGGGFHRYSTDTKWLVPHFEKMLYDNAQLAMAYVEGYQATGDPEFARVVREILRWAERDMMSPDGVFYAATDADSLDPKGERREGWFYTWTPAELAAALGADRAPRVAAYYGVTDAGDFDGRSILHVARFGAPRPRDLDEINDLLYRARARRPAPARDDKVLVDWNALMISAFARAAIALRDPDDARRAVTAAKFIWDRLRDGRGRLSHSYAGGRARVPAYLEDYAFLCAAMLDLYEATGALEWLERAVDLDRTVEAHFEDRTAGGFFRTSDDHERLLAREKPRYDGAVPTGTSVHVLNLLRLSEYTADERYRQRAELAMGQVGAMLRRAPSAMSEMLLAIDFYLDRPKQIVVVVPHERAEAEAFVDQLATAYVPNRAVAIVRDGEVPQVARRVPLVADKVAQGGEATAYVCEHRVCQLPTADPAVFARQIRKVYPLPGGGS, encoded by the coding sequence GCCGCCCGACTACCGGCCGCGCACCCGGCATCTGCGCTCCGGCGGCGGCCCGAAGTACACGAACCGGCTGTTCCTCGAGGCGAGCCCCTACCTGCGCCAGCACGCGCACAACCCGGTCAACTGGTACCCGTGGGGCGACGAGGCGTTCGCCGCCGCGCGCCGGTTGGGCCGGCCGATCCTGCTGAGCGTCGGCTACTCGACGTGTCACTGGTGCCATGTGATGGAGGAGGAGTCGTTCGAGGACGAGGAGGTCGCGCGCTATCTCAACGCGCACTACGTCGCGATCAAGGTCGACCGCGAGGAGCGGCCGGACATCGACGAGATCTACATGACCGCCGTCCAGCGCAGCTCGGGCCGCGGCGGGTGGCCGATGACCGTGTGGCTCACGCCGGACGGCCGGCCGTTTTACGGCGCGACCTACCTTCCGCGCGATGCGCTGCTCGCCGCGTTGCGCCAGCTTCGCGCCGCCTACGACCGCGACCCGACCGGCGTCGCCGCCCGGGCCGCGGAGCTCGCCGCCGCCGTGCGCGTCCAACTCGAGCAGCCCGCGGGCGCTCCGGATCTCCCCGACGCGGCGCTGCTGCACAAGGCGGCGCGCATCTTCGTCGGCCGCCTCGACCCGACCGACGGCGGTGCGGTCGGTCGGCCCAAGTTTCCCAGCGGGATGCCGGTGCGCTTCCTGCTGCGCTACCACCGGCGCACCGGTGACGCCGGCGCGCGCCGCGCCGCGCTGCTCACCCTGCGCAAGATGGCGGCGGGCGGCATCTACGACCACGTCGGCGGCGGCTTCCACCGCTACTCGACGGACACGAAGTGGCTCGTGCCGCATTTCGAAAAGATGTTGTACGACAACGCGCAGCTCGCGATGGCGTACGTCGAGGGCTATCAGGCCACCGGCGACCCCGAGTTCGCGCGGGTGGTGCGCGAGATCCTGCGCTGGGCAGAGCGCGACATGATGTCCCCGGACGGGGTGTTCTACGCGGCGACCGACGCCGATAGCCTCGATCCGAAGGGCGAGCGACGCGAGGGCTGGTTCTACACCTGGACGCCCGCCGAGCTGGCCGCCGCGCTCGGCGCCGATCGCGCGCCGCGCGTCGCCGCGTACTACGGCGTGACCGACGCCGGCGACTTCGACGGGCGCAGCATCTTGCACGTCGCCCGGTTCGGCGCGCCGCGACCCCGGGATCTCGACGAGATCAACGACCTGCTGTATCGCGCGCGCGCGCGGCGTCCCGCTCCGGCGCGTGACGACAAGGTACTGGTGGACTGGAACGCGCTGATGATTTCGGCATTCGCGCGGGCGGCAATCGCGTTGCGCGACCCGGACGACGCGCGGCGGGCGGTCACGGCCGCGAAGTTCATCTGGGATCGACTGCGGGACGGCCGCGGCCGGCTGTCGCACAGCTACGCCGGCGGTCGCGCGCGCGTACCGGCGTACCTGGAAGACTACGCGTTTTTGTGCGCCGCGATGCTCGACCTGTACGAGGCCACGGGGGCGCTCGAGTGGCTCGAGCGCGCGGTGGACCTCGACCGCACGGTCGAGGCGCACTTCGAGGACCGCACCGCCGGCGGGTTCTTCCGCACGAGCGACGACCACGAGCGGCTGCTCGCGCGCGAAAAACCGCGCTACGACGGCGCCGTGCCGACGGGTACGTCCGTGCACGTTCTCAACCTGTTGCGGCTTTCCGAATACACGGCCGACGAGCGTTACCGCCAGCGCGCCGAGCTGGCGATGGGCCAGGTCGGCGCGATGCTGCGCCGCGCGCCGAGCGCGATGAGCGAGATGCTGCTCGCGATCGACTTCTATCTCGATCGCCCGAAGCAGATCGTCGTCGTCGTGCCGCACGAGCGAGCGGAGGCGGAGGCGTTCGTCGACCAACTGGCGACCGCCTACGTGCCCAATCGCGCGGTCGCGATCGTCCGCGACGGCGAGGTGCCGCAGGTCGCCCGCCGCGTGCCGCTCGTCGCCGACAAGGTCGCGCAAGGCGGCGAGGCGACCGCCTACGTGTGCGAGCACCGCGTGTGCCAACTGCCGACCGCGGACCCCGCGGTGTTCGCCCGGCAGATCCGCAAGGTCTATCCGCTGCCGGGCGGCGGCTCGTGA
- a CDS encoding c-type cytochrome has protein sequence MRSVGFALVAAVAACSPSQPDSPATREGAGRGARATPPRAVAPIDAAHAVPIDAARAVPAPAADAETDPPARRNAGARADAAVAATPAAAAPRAPAADERPRDLRVLPKTWSQQRVKRYMKTEVAKALGVRCDFCHDRSDFAADHEHKAAARAMMKMVNDINKRFFKGKSRVRCVTCHMGKDTPRGGE, from the coding sequence ATGCGCTCGGTCGGATTCGCCCTGGTTGCCGCCGTCGCCGCCTGCTCGCCGTCGCAGCCGGACTCCCCCGCAACGCGCGAGGGTGCGGGCCGTGGCGCGCGCGCGACGCCGCCGCGCGCGGTCGCGCCGATCGACGCGGCCCACGCCGTGCCCATCGACGCGGCCCGCGCCGTGCCGGCCCCTGCCGCCGACGCGGAAACCGACCCGCCGGCGCGGCGCAATGCGGGCGCGCGCGCGGACGCGGCCGTCGCGGCGACGCCGGCCGCCGCGGCGCCGCGAGCCCCGGCGGCCGACGAACGCCCGCGCGACCTGCGCGTCCTGCCCAAGACCTGGTCGCAGCAGCGCGTAAAGCGCTACATGAAGACCGAGGTCGCGAAGGCCCTCGGGGTCCGATGCGACTTCTGCCACGACCGGAGCGACTTCGCCGCGGATCACGAGCACAAAGCCGCCGCGCGGGCCATGATGAAGATGGTCAACGACATCAATAAGCGGTTCTTCAAGGGCAAGTCGCGCGTGCGGTGCGTGACCTGCCACATGGGCAAGGACACCCCGCGCGGCGGCGAGTAG
- a CDS encoding c-type cytochrome yields the protein MRNTFLYGAMLVGLGLLIYGFTLSPAPAAAAGAAKNLQVFPKNTPKKELKKAMKQIAKALDVQCDHCHDLDDMSKDTDNKKIARDMMRMTMELNKKYFKGKQRVTCMTCHNGAKEPK from the coding sequence ATGCGCAACACGTTCTTGTACGGAGCCATGCTCGTCGGCCTCGGGCTGCTCATTTACGGATTCACGTTGTCGCCCGCGCCGGCCGCCGCCGCCGGCGCGGCCAAGAACCTGCAGGTGTTCCCGAAGAACACGCCGAAAAAAGAGCTGAAGAAGGCGATGAAACAGATCGCCAAGGCGCTCGACGTCCAGTGCGACCACTGTCACGACCTCGACGACATGTCGAAGGATACGGACAACAAGAAGATCGCGCGCGACATGATGCGCATGACGATGGAACTCAACAAGAAGTACTTCAAGGGCAAACAGCGCGTCACCTGCATGACGTGCCACAACGGCGCGAAGGAGCCGAAGTAG
- a CDS encoding CBS domain-containing protein: MERTVGEIMNKDVVTAPPDAQVREIAAEMANRRISCVVIVGGGRPVGILSERDIVRLVATKPNLLVGLTAQEAMTTPVVTVTPDVTLREAIRRMKEHRLRRFPIVDGDGKLIGLVTQTTILHALSD, encoded by the coding sequence ATGGAGAGAACGGTCGGAGAAATCATGAACAAGGACGTGGTCACCGCGCCGCCGGACGCGCAGGTCCGCGAGATCGCCGCCGAGATGGCCAATCGCAGGATTTCGTGCGTCGTCATCGTCGGAGGTGGACGTCCCGTCGGCATCCTGAGCGAGCGGGACATCGTCCGCCTCGTTGCGACCAAGCCGAATCTGCTCGTCGGGCTCACCGCACAAGAGGCGATGACGACGCCCGTCGTGACGGTGACCCCGGACGTGACGCTGCGCGAGGCCATCCGCCGCATGAAGGAACACCGCCTCCGCCGATTCCCGATCGTCGACGGCGACGGCAAGCTGATCGGCCTGGTCACGCAGACGACGATCCTGCACGCGCTGAGCGATTGA
- a CDS encoding radical SAM/Cys-rich domain protein, whose product MTRAASLPVVGAAAASRFHVPLARASVDTLQINVGKRCNQACKHCHVDAGPSRTEEMSRDVAARVLDLVAADPAVATVDITGGAPELNPQFRWIVERATALGRHVIDRCNLTVLLEPGQEDLAAFLARHRVHVIASLPCYTADNVDRQRGRGVFERSIAGLRRLNELGYGRSDGELQLDLVYNPLGPTLPPPQDALERDYKRRLAAEHGVAFDRLLALTNLPIRRFADDLARRGESDRYLQLLIDHFNPDAVPHVMCRTLVSVSYDGQIYDCDFNQMVDLPAGGRPRTVWDIDALAELAGAPIATADHCFGCTAGAGSSCGGALT is encoded by the coding sequence ATGACGCGCGCGGCTTCGCTTCCGGTGGTCGGCGCGGCGGCCGCATCGCGCTTTCACGTGCCGCTGGCCCGCGCCTCGGTCGACACCCTGCAGATCAACGTCGGCAAGCGCTGCAACCAGGCGTGCAAGCACTGCCACGTCGACGCGGGCCCGTCGCGGACCGAGGAGATGTCGCGCGACGTCGCTGCGCGCGTGCTCGACCTGGTGGCCGCGGACCCGGCGGTCGCGACCGTCGACATCACCGGCGGCGCACCGGAGTTGAATCCGCAGTTCCGCTGGATCGTCGAGCGCGCGACCGCGCTCGGCCGCCACGTCATCGACCGTTGCAACCTCACCGTCCTGCTCGAACCCGGGCAGGAGGACCTCGCCGCGTTCCTCGCCCGGCACCGCGTGCACGTGATCGCGTCGCTGCCGTGCTACACGGCCGACAACGTCGACCGCCAGCGCGGCCGCGGCGTGTTCGAACGCAGCATCGCCGGCTTGCGTCGCCTCAACGAACTCGGCTACGGCCGATCCGACGGCGAGTTGCAACTCGACCTGGTCTACAACCCGCTCGGGCCGACCCTGCCGCCGCCGCAGGACGCCCTCGAGCGCGACTACAAACGCCGCCTCGCCGCCGAGCACGGCGTCGCGTTCGACCGGCTGCTGGCGCTCACGAACCTGCCGATCCGGCGGTTCGCCGACGACCTGGCGCGCCGGGGCGAGTCGGACCGCTATCTGCAGCTTTTGATCGATCACTTCAACCCGGACGCCGTGCCGCACGTCATGTGCCGGACGCTGGTCAGCGTGAGCTACGACGGCCAGATCTACGATTGCGATTTCAACCAAATGGTCGACCTGCCGGCCGGCGGCCGGCCCCGGACGGTGTGGGACATCGACGCGCTCGCCGAGCTGGCCGGCGCGCCGATCGCGACGGCCGACCACTGCTTCGGCTGCACGGCCGGCGCGGGCTCCAGTTGCGGCGGCGCACTGACGTGA
- the amrS gene encoding AmmeMemoRadiSam system radical SAM enzyme, producing the protein MNCDTEREIVGRWWHPVDDDRIECTLCPRRCRVRDGQRAFCFVRQNRGGQMVLTTYGRSSGFCIDPIEKKPLNHFFPGTPVLSFGTAGCNLGCKFCQNWDISKAREFDRLQQDASPEAIADAAVRAGCTSVAYTYNDPVIFAEYAIDTARACRERGLYNVAVTAGYITEEARGEFFEYMDAANVDLKAFTEDFYRKVTFSHLQPVLDTLRWLRHETDVWFEITTLLIPGHNDGEDEIARECDWIAETLGPETPLHFTAFHPDYKMLDVPRTPPETLLRARRQALAAGLRHVYTGNILDRASQSTYCADCGALLIDRAGYTIRAYRLVDGRCPDCGHPLAGRFGDRAGDWGARRLPVLV; encoded by the coding sequence ATGAACTGTGACACCGAACGCGAAATCGTCGGTCGCTGGTGGCATCCGGTCGACGACGACCGCATCGAGTGCACCTTGTGCCCGCGCCGGTGCCGCGTGCGGGACGGCCAGCGCGCGTTCTGCTTCGTCAGGCAAAACCGGGGCGGCCAGATGGTGCTCACGACCTATGGCCGGTCGTCCGGCTTCTGCATCGACCCGATCGAGAAAAAGCCGCTGAACCACTTCTTCCCGGGGACGCCAGTGCTGTCGTTCGGCACGGCCGGCTGCAACCTCGGCTGCAAGTTCTGCCAGAACTGGGACATCTCGAAAGCCCGCGAGTTCGACCGCCTGCAGCAGGATGCCAGCCCGGAGGCGATCGCCGACGCCGCCGTGCGCGCCGGCTGCACGTCGGTGGCGTACACGTACAACGACCCCGTCATTTTCGCGGAGTACGCGATCGACACCGCGCGCGCGTGCCGCGAGCGCGGCCTGTACAACGTCGCCGTGACGGCGGGCTACATCACGGAGGAGGCGCGCGGCGAGTTTTTCGAGTACATGGACGCGGCCAACGTCGATCTGAAGGCGTTCACCGAGGACTTCTATCGGAAGGTGACGTTCTCTCACCTGCAGCCCGTGTTGGACACGTTGCGGTGGCTGCGGCACGAGACCGACGTGTGGTTCGAGATCACGACGCTGCTCATCCCGGGGCACAACGACGGCGAGGACGAGATCGCGCGCGAGTGCGACTGGATCGCCGAAACCCTCGGGCCGGAGACGCCGCTGCACTTCACCGCGTTCCACCCGGACTACAAGATGCTCGACGTGCCGCGCACGCCCCCGGAGACGCTGCTTCGCGCCCGGCGGCAGGCGCTCGCGGCGGGGCTGCGCCACGTCTACACCGGCAACATCCTCGACCGCGCCAGCCAGTCGACGTACTGCGCCGACTGCGGCGCGCTGCTCATCGACCGCGCGGGCTACACCATCCGCGCGTATCGGCTGGTCGACGGGCGCTGCCCGGACTGCGGCCACCCGCTGGCCGGCCGGTTCGGCGACCGCGCCGGCGACTGGGGGGCGCGGCGGCTACCCGTGCTGGTGTAG
- a CDS encoding CDP-alcohol phosphatidyltransferase family protein gives MSLLASSPRRRPRFSAVVLADGLHAGARVLGLSLAERARRVALRAGADRVRVVTEPGDRTALVNWVRAGDGGLLVVWAADHVVHTPLVEPLVEAGADRAIAVGPDGAFAGAAFAGTPAAAAELAASPDATAAAWQAGGAARVPHGPIARFPARTPAERRAAARALEQIVHKPQDGPVTRWLYRPISVPITRLLLHTPIKPNHVSAIVAALGAVGVWFVAHADYQSVVVGSAIVLVAAYLDGCDGEIARLKLESSRLGAWLDTVTDEATTVAYMAALGWHNYLRYGHPWIAGSIAVGLAGYAVTIYGIYYYLVVVHGSANSQDYVDRLRIVDGPDGAPRLAPAPGEALTGIWAVLPHLGRRDFVNWGALLFAAAHWTHVSYALMLAGGVVGAWKIGRDHVRLRRQLRELRERRARAAPAHG, from the coding sequence ATGTCGCTGCTTGCCAGCTCGCCGCGGCGCCGGCCGCGGTTTTCCGCCGTCGTGCTCGCCGACGGCCTGCACGCCGGCGCGCGGGTGCTCGGGCTGTCGCTCGCCGAGCGCGCGCGGCGCGTCGCGCTGCGCGCCGGCGCCGATCGCGTGCGCGTGGTCACCGAACCGGGCGACCGCACCGCGCTGGTCAACTGGGTCCGCGCAGGCGACGGCGGCCTGCTCGTCGTGTGGGCCGCGGACCACGTCGTGCACACGCCGCTGGTCGAGCCGCTCGTCGAAGCCGGCGCCGACCGCGCGATCGCCGTCGGTCCCGACGGCGCGTTCGCCGGCGCCGCGTTCGCCGGTACGCCGGCCGCCGCGGCCGAGCTGGCCGCCTCCCCGGACGCGACCGCCGCCGCGTGGCAGGCCGGCGGCGCCGCGCGCGTCCCCCACGGGCCGATCGCCCGCTTCCCGGCGCGAACGCCGGCGGAGCGCCGCGCCGCCGCGCGCGCCCTCGAGCAGATCGTCCACAAACCGCAAGACGGGCCGGTGACCCGCTGGCTGTACCGGCCGATCTCCGTGCCGATCACGCGCCTGCTGCTGCACACTCCGATCAAGCCGAACCACGTGTCCGCGATCGTCGCGGCGCTCGGCGCGGTCGGCGTCTGGTTCGTCGCCCACGCCGACTACCAGTCGGTCGTCGTCGGTTCGGCGATCGTCCTCGTCGCGGCCTACCTCGACGGCTGCGACGGCGAGATCGCCCGCCTCAAGCTCGAGTCGTCCCGGCTGGGCGCCTGGCTCGACACCGTCACCGACGAGGCGACGACCGTCGCGTACATGGCCGCGCTCGGCTGGCACAACTACCTGCGGTACGGCCACCCGTGGATCGCCGGGTCGATCGCCGTCGGCCTGGCGGGCTACGCCGTGACGATCTACGGCATCTACTACTATCTCGTCGTCGTCCACGGCTCGGCCAACAGCCAGGACTACGTCGACCGGTTGCGCATCGTCGACGGCCCCGACGGCGCGCCGCGCCTGGCGCCGGCGCCCGGCGAAGCGCTAACCGGCATCTGGGCGGTGCTTCCGCACCTCGGCCGCCGGGACTTCGTCAACTGGGGCGCACTGCTGTTTGCCGCCGCGCATTGGACCCACGTGTCGTACGCGCTGATGCTCGCCGGCGGGGTGGTGGGAGCGTGGAAGATCGGCCGCGACCACGTTCGCCTGCGGCGCCAGTTGCGCGAGCTGCGCGAACGGCGCGCCCGCGCCGCGCCCGCGCACGGCTGA